A region of Candidatus Poribacteria bacterium DNA encodes the following proteins:
- a CDS encoding tetratricopeptide repeat protein, producing MIFSFEETDDFEETDNFDDEPEDSYLDEEDADVVGLEDELDDAATALSHAFREATATEVVEEDEEEEEEETVEEPEDEKAVEEPKDEEENTTEEAYNEGTEAYEQRLAEAIDALPDEEDLEVDIPPLELPPVEVEFFRPQEQDNLAYADAMKAYYEEKDYQRAIEKFREAIENEAQDTGGNVADSNSIVAKAMYWQAEAYVKMQDIPQAIVTFENLSQTYKEHYLSLAAKRRTSQLNPE from the coding sequence ATGATATTTAGTTTTGAAGAAACAGATGATTTTGAAGAAACAGATAATTTTGATGATGAACCAGAAGATTCCTATCTCGATGAAGAGGATGCCGATGTTGTTGGTTTGGAAGACGAGTTAGATGATGCAGCTACTGCACTCTCTCACGCATTTCGTGAAGCCACAGCAACTGAGGTAGTAGAAGAAGATGAGGAAGAGGAAGAGGAAGAGACAGTAGAAGAGCCTGAAGATGAAAAGGCAGTAGAAGAGCCTAAAGACGAAGAGGAAAACACTACCGAAGAAGCATATAACGAGGGCACTGAGGCATACGAACAACGACTTGCTGAAGCGATAGATGCATTGCCGGACGAAGAAGATTTAGAGGTGGACATCCCACCGTTGGAATTACCTCCGGTTGAGGTTGAGTTTTTCCGACCACAGGAGCAAGACAATCTCGCTTATGCAGATGCTATGAAAGCCTACTATGAAGAGAAAGATTATCAACGCGCAATCGAAAAATTTAGAGAGGCTATAGAAAATGAAGCCCAAGATACGGGCGGAAATGTGGCAGATTCCAATTCGATCGTAGCGAAGGCGATGTACTGGCAGGCGGAAGCTTACGTTAAAATGCAAGACATTCCCCAAGCCATTGTGACTTTTGAGAATCTCAGCCAGACTTATAAAGAACATTACCTTTCGTTAGCCGCAAAGCGAAGAACATCTCAGTTGAACCCAGAATAG
- a CDS encoding clan AA aspartic protease, producing MIIGKVTTDLEVVIELVVIGLNRREKIEAVVDTGFSGYLALPGDLINLLKLRQIDNQAVILGDGTEVVLQKYLLSVLWHGEEHNVSTLQTDGGPLVGMSLLYGSRVILDVINGGDVSINAMP from the coding sequence ATGATTATAGGAAAAGTTACAACCGATCTGGAAGTGGTCATCGAATTGGTTGTCATTGGATTAAATAGGCGTGAAAAAATTGAGGCTGTCGTTGATACAGGCTTTTCTGGCTATTTGGCTTTGCCAGGCGATTTAATCAACCTGCTCAAACTCCGACAGATTGATAATCAAGCGGTAATTCTTGGGGATGGAACTGAGGTAGTCTTACAGAAGTACCTCTTGTCCGTCCTGTGGCATGGCGAAGAACACAACGTCTCCACTCTGCAAACAGACGGTGGTCCCTTGGTCGGAATGTCTTTGCTTTATGGAAGTCGCGTGATATTGGATGTTATAAACGGCGGTGATGTAAGTATTAACGCGATGCCCTAA
- a CDS encoding LamG domain-containing protein, translating into MNFGIISGSKFLLVSLVLVCFSLFGVGVLFVSTVSAEIDPGTIVGMWLFDEGKGNVATDDSGNGLEGEFEGKPKWVKGQFGQALEFDGKGAFVRIADHDNPTKAITVSVWAKSAGDTWNQHGWMVEKRNAYIIHPNQGTKNIAWPICNGGCWNKPGGWNDGNVGTKDITQWHMYTTTFDSKTGKWAIYIDAEEASTMDIAKNPIDADNGPVNIGFDDCCGGARFGAATIDEVVIFDVALEQADIETMLDGMLSALAVDPTDKMATTWADVKIRY; encoded by the coding sequence ATGAATTTCGGTATTATTTCTGGCAGCAAGTTTTTGCTTGTGAGTTTAGTCCTCGTGTGTTTCAGTCTTTTTGGTGTTGGTGTTTTGTTTGTCTCTACCGTTTCTGCCGAGATCGATCCTGGTACTATTGTCGGGATGTGGCTGTTTGATGAGGGCAAAGGAAATGTCGCAACCGATGATTCCGGAAATGGACTGGAAGGCGAATTTGAAGGTAAACCGAAATGGGTTAAGGGTCAGTTTGGGCAAGCCCTTGAATTTGATGGTAAAGGTGCTTTCGTTCGGATCGCCGATCATGATAACCCAACGAAAGCGATCACGGTCTCAGTGTGGGCGAAGAGCGCAGGTGATACTTGGAACCAACACGGTTGGATGGTTGAGAAGCGGAACGCCTATATCATTCATCCCAACCAAGGGACGAAAAATATTGCCTGGCCCATTTGCAACGGAGGCTGCTGGAATAAGCCCGGCGGTTGGAATGACGGTAATGTTGGCACCAAAGATATTACGCAGTGGCACATGTACACGACCACTTTTGATAGCAAGACCGGTAAATGGGCTATCTATATTGATGCAGAAGAAGCGAGCACAATGGATATCGCCAAGAATCCTATTGATGCCGACAACGGTCCCGTCAATATCGGATTTGATGACTGCTGCGGTGGCGCGCGCTTTGGTGCGGCGACTATCGACGAGGTTGTAATCTTTGATGTCGCTTTGGAGCAAGCGGACATTGAAACGATGTTGGACGGTATGCTTTCAGCCTTAGCGGTTGATCCGACTGACAAGATGGCAACCACTTGGGCAGATGTTAAGATCAGATACTAA
- a CDS encoding DUF1282 domain-containing protein: MQKSVKVITGFTIIDNPYYRSEIMKESWQNIGDLVAQPSETFLRIKSQPRWGVAFVVFYLFSVILLWAIAPYTQQVMSQGMAAAEAPPEQLQTIANVMGTVIIFVGPIFAVVGFLISSALLKLGARYLLKNETLRFRHIYAAILHIALINCIIQLVNTALLLVFRDIATVKSAADFKMIPGLHMLFDPETNVKLLLFLSYINPLSIWPIAVMAIAIAVFADMEKNRARVTAVVLWIIGVLFETLLTN; this comes from the coding sequence ATGCAAAAAAGTGTAAAGGTAATTACGGGTTTTACTATAATCGATAATCCCTACTACAGGAGTGAAATCATGAAAGAGAGTTGGCAAAACATTGGGGATCTCGTCGCACAACCGAGTGAAACATTTTTACGGATTAAATCGCAACCGAGGTGGGGCGTAGCATTTGTTGTTTTCTATCTGTTTTCTGTTATCCTCCTCTGGGCGATTGCACCCTACACGCAACAAGTGATGTCTCAAGGGATGGCAGCAGCGGAGGCTCCTCCTGAACAACTTCAAACCATCGCTAACGTGATGGGAACGGTGATTATTTTTGTTGGACCCATCTTTGCGGTCGTAGGGTTTCTCATTAGCAGTGCCCTCCTCAAATTAGGGGCGCGCTATCTCCTAAAAAATGAGACCTTAAGGTTCCGGCATATCTATGCCGCGATTCTCCATATCGCACTGATCAATTGCATCATCCAACTCGTGAATACCGCGCTCTTGCTGGTTTTCAGAGACATAGCGACTGTCAAAAGTGCAGCAGACTTCAAAATGATTCCGGGGCTACACATGCTCTTTGATCCTGAGACAAACGTGAAGTTGCTGCTCTTCCTGAGTTACATCAATCCACTGAGTATATGGCCCATCGCAGTGATGGCAATAGCCATCGCGGTGTTTGCCGATATGGAAAAAAATAGAGCCCGTGTCACCGCAGTTGTTCTCTGGATCATCGGTGTGCTATTTGAGACACTATTGACGAACTGA
- a CDS encoding transketolase, translating into METLKEFLKQKATNLRIHSVISTSEAGSGHPTTCLSAADIVSALFFHAMRYDTTDAQNPNNDRFILSKGHAAPLLYAAYAEAGIIPTEKLRTLRQIDSILEGHPTPRFEWTEVATGSLGQGLSLGLGMALNSKYLDDADYRVYVLLGDGETAEGGVWEAAALASHYKLNNLIGIVDVNALGQSQRTMYAFDVDTYCQRFEAFGWQTIGIDGHDFDEILPALDRAKVSDEKPTMIVAKTFKGKGISFLENADNWHGKALAQGEELDKGLAELGPLHSDVPVRIEAPNPINGSADRSAVTECEPPDYPADEEVATRSGYGAGLAKLGNANLNVVALDGDTKNSTYAEQFMTLHPNRYFEMFIAEQNLVGAGIGLAKRGKIPFVSTFAAFLSRAYDQIRMSAISQANIKYAGSHCGVSIGEDGPSQMGLEDIAMFRAIPEAVVLYPSDAVTAERLVAEAAAYEGIVYLRTSRPKTAILYDADESFPIGGCKVIRESSEDKVTIVAAGVALHEALKAHDILAKEGIAVRIIDLYSVKPIDKEALQKAASETNNTLITVEDHYPEGGLGDAVLDAVATEGVCVHKLAVTGVPRSGKPEELLEHHGISANAIIQQVKRVS; encoded by the coding sequence GTGGAAACCTTAAAAGAATTTCTCAAACAAAAAGCGACTAACCTACGCATTCATTCCGTTATCTCCACATCGGAGGCGGGTTCAGGACATCCAACCACGTGTCTCTCGGCTGCGGATATCGTCTCCGCACTCTTTTTTCACGCGATGCGTTATGATACAACCGATGCTCAGAACCCCAACAACGATAGATTCATCTTGTCTAAAGGACATGCGGCACCACTACTTTACGCGGCTTATGCGGAAGCGGGGATTATCCCAACCGAAAAACTGCGCACGCTGCGACAAATTGATAGTATCTTAGAGGGACATCCAACCCCTCGGTTTGAATGGACAGAGGTCGCAACGGGGTCCCTTGGACAAGGCTTATCGCTTGGACTCGGCATGGCTCTCAATAGCAAATACTTAGACGACGCTGACTACCGGGTCTATGTCCTCCTCGGCGATGGTGAGACTGCCGAAGGTGGGGTCTGGGAGGCGGCTGCTTTAGCATCACACTACAAACTTAATAATTTGATTGGAATTGTGGATGTCAATGCCCTTGGACAGAGCCAGCGGACTATGTACGCCTTCGATGTTGACACGTATTGTCAGCGTTTTGAGGCGTTTGGTTGGCAAACCATCGGTATTGATGGACACGATTTTGATGAAATCCTTCCGGCACTCGACCGAGCAAAGGTTTCAGACGAGAAACCGACGATGATAGTCGCCAAAACTTTTAAAGGGAAAGGGATTTCGTTCCTTGAAAACGCCGACAATTGGCACGGAAAAGCACTTGCCCAAGGTGAGGAACTTGATAAGGGGTTAGCTGAACTCGGTCCGTTGCATTCGGATGTTCCCGTTCGGATTGAAGCCCCTAATCCTATAAATGGGAGTGCTGATCGTTCAGCCGTAACCGAATGCGAACCGCCTGACTATCCAGCGGACGAAGAAGTAGCAACGCGTAGTGGGTACGGTGCAGGGCTCGCAAAACTCGGCAACGCGAACCTGAATGTCGTCGCCTTGGATGGAGATACTAAAAATTCTACGTATGCCGAGCAATTTATGACACTCCATCCGAACCGTTATTTCGAGATGTTCATCGCAGAACAGAATTTAGTCGGTGCTGGCATCGGTCTGGCAAAACGTGGGAAGATTCCATTTGTCTCGACGTTTGCTGCGTTTTTATCACGTGCCTATGATCAGATTCGGATGTCTGCGATCTCACAAGCGAATATTAAATATGCAGGTTCACACTGTGGGGTCTCAATCGGTGAAGACGGTCCCTCACAGATGGGGTTAGAGGACATCGCGATGTTCCGTGCGATTCCGGAGGCAGTCGTGCTGTATCCAAGCGATGCAGTTACCGCTGAACGGCTCGTCGCAGAAGCCGCGGCTTATGAAGGTATTGTTTACCTCCGCACCTCGCGTCCAAAAACCGCCATTCTCTACGATGCTGATGAGAGTTTCCCAATTGGTGGGTGTAAAGTTATTCGCGAAAGCAGTGAAGATAAGGTGACCATCGTTGCGGCAGGGGTTGCGCTTCACGAAGCGTTGAAAGCACACGACATACTCGCTAAAGAAGGGATCGCTGTCCGAATTATAGATTTGTATTCCGTCAAGCCGATTGATAAGGAAGCGCTACAAAAGGCGGCATCTGAGACGAACAACACCCTAATCACCGTTGAAGACCATTATCCTGAAGGCGGTCTGGGTGATGCTGTCCTTGATGCTGTGGCAACTGAAGGCGTCTGCGTCCACAAACTTGCCGTTACAGGCGTGCCGAGGTCCGGGAAACCGGAGGAGCTTTTGGAACATCACGGCATTAGCGCAAATGCTATTATTCAGCAGGTGAAGCGCGTCAGTTGA